A part of Escherichia marmotae genomic DNA contains:
- a CDS encoding YfbU family protein, whose product MEMTNAQRLILSNQYKMMTMLDPANAERYRRLQTIIERGYGLQMRELDREFGELKEETCRTIIDIMEMYHALHVSWSNLQDQQAIDERRVTFLGFDAATEARYLGYVRFMVNVEGRYTHFDAGTHGFNAQTPMWEKYQRMLNVWHSCPRQYHLSTNEINQIINA is encoded by the coding sequence ATGGAAATGACCAACGCGCAACGTCTTATTTTGTCTAACCAGTACAAAATGATGACTATGCTCGATCCGGCAAATGCTGAACGTTACCGTCGCTTGCAAACAATCATTGAGCGTGGCTATGGGTTACAGATGCGCGAGCTGGATCGCGAGTTTGGCGAGCTGAAAGAAGAAACCTGCCGCACTATCATCGACATTATGGAGATGTATCACGCGCTGCATGTTTCCTGGTCTAATTTGCAGGATCAGCAAGCTATCGATGAACGCCGTGTCACTTTCCTCGGCTTCGACGCCGCTACTGAAGCGCGTTATCTCGGTTATGTACGCTTTATGGTTAATGTCGAAGGGCGTTACACGCATTTTGACGCTGGAACTCATGGCTTTAATGCCCAGACACCAATGTGGGAGAAATATCAGCGCATGTTGAACGTCTGGCATTCCTGCCCGCGTCAGTATCATTTGAGTACCAACGAAATTAATCAAATCATTAACGCCTGA